A genomic region of Arachis hypogaea cultivar Tifrunner chromosome 5, arahy.Tifrunner.gnm2.J5K5, whole genome shotgun sequence contains the following coding sequences:
- the LOC112802284 gene encoding peptidyl-prolyl cis-trans isomerase FKBP62 isoform X1, with the protein MCFHPRLRWRIPVKYVAKLEDGTVVLKSDGVEFTVEGGQSSSLCSSYFCPALAKAVKTMKKGEKVILTAKPEYAFGENGRPASGDEGAVPWNASLQIDLELVSWKAVSDITKDKKVLKKTLKEGEGYECPNDGAVVQGARWDCFREEGS; encoded by the exons TTAAATACGTGGCTAAGCTTGAAGATGGGACGGTTGTTTTGAAATCTGATGGGGTGGAGTTCACCGTGGAAGGTGGTCAGTCATCGAGTTTGTGCTCAA GTTATTTCTGTCCTGCATTGGCCAAGGCTGTGAAAACAATGAAGAAGGGAGAGAAAGTCATCCTGACCGCGAAGCCAGAAT ATGCGTTTGGTGAGAATGGAAGGCCAGCATCAGGTGATGAAGGTGCCGTGCCTTGGAATGCTTCTCTGCAAATTGATCTCGAGTTGGTATCTTGGAAGGCTGTATCTGACATAACCAAGGATAAGAAGGTTCTCAAGAAGACCCTGAAGGAGGGAGAGGGATATGAATGTCCCAATGATGGAGCTGTGGTTCAAG GTGCAAGATGGGACTGTTTTCGTGAAGAAGGGTCATGA
- the LOC112802284 gene encoding peptidyl-prolyl cis-trans isomerase FKBP62 isoform X3, with product MCFHPRLRWRIPVKYVAKLEDGTVVLKSDGVEFTVEGYFCPALAKAVKTMKKGEKVILTAKPEYAFGENGRPASGDEGAVPWNASLQIDLELVSWKAVSDITKDKKVLKKTLKEGEGYECPNDGAVVQGARWDCFREEGS from the exons TTAAATACGTGGCTAAGCTTGAAGATGGGACGGTTGTTTTGAAATCTGATGGGGTGGAGTTCACCGTGGAAG GTTATTTCTGTCCTGCATTGGCCAAGGCTGTGAAAACAATGAAGAAGGGAGAGAAAGTCATCCTGACCGCGAAGCCAGAAT ATGCGTTTGGTGAGAATGGAAGGCCAGCATCAGGTGATGAAGGTGCCGTGCCTTGGAATGCTTCTCTGCAAATTGATCTCGAGTTGGTATCTTGGAAGGCTGTATCTGACATAACCAAGGATAAGAAGGTTCTCAAGAAGACCCTGAAGGAGGGAGAGGGATATGAATGTCCCAATGATGGAGCTGTGGTTCAAG GTGCAAGATGGGACTGTTTTCGTGAAGAAGGGTCATGA
- the LOC112802284 gene encoding peptidyl-prolyl cis-trans isomerase FKBP62 isoform X2 — MCFHPRLRWRIPVKYVAKLEDGTVVLKSDGVEFTVEGGYFCPALAKAVKTMKKGEKVILTAKPEYAFGENGRPASGDEGAVPWNASLQIDLELVSWKAVSDITKDKKVLKKTLKEGEGYECPNDGAVVQGARWDCFREEGS; from the exons TTAAATACGTGGCTAAGCTTGAAGATGGGACGGTTGTTTTGAAATCTGATGGGGTGGAGTTCACCGTGGAAGGTG GTTATTTCTGTCCTGCATTGGCCAAGGCTGTGAAAACAATGAAGAAGGGAGAGAAAGTCATCCTGACCGCGAAGCCAGAAT ATGCGTTTGGTGAGAATGGAAGGCCAGCATCAGGTGATGAAGGTGCCGTGCCTTGGAATGCTTCTCTGCAAATTGATCTCGAGTTGGTATCTTGGAAGGCTGTATCTGACATAACCAAGGATAAGAAGGTTCTCAAGAAGACCCTGAAGGAGGGAGAGGGATATGAATGTCCCAATGATGGAGCTGTGGTTCAAG GTGCAAGATGGGACTGTTTTCGTGAAGAAGGGTCATGA